A section of the Diabrotica virgifera virgifera chromosome 8, PGI_DIABVI_V3a genome encodes:
- the LOC126889606 gene encoding jerky protein-like — translation MEKKLEALGRIDKGESSKTIAASYGVGTSTVSDWKKNRTKIEEFCFKMITKDSLDNRRKANKAKNETLDDTLYVWFCTECERGLPVSGPFIQESVLKLNKMLPDCEPNFTASQGWLNR, via the coding sequence atggaaaagaaactagaagcattaggtagaattgataaaggcgaatcttcaaaaacaattgcagcatcatatggtgtcggtacatctacagtatcggattggaagaaaaacagaactaaaatcgaagaattttgtttcaaaatgataacaaaagacagtttggacaatcggcgCAAAGCTAacaaagctaaaaatgagactctcgacgacactttgtatgtgtggttttgtacggaatgcgaacgtggtttaccagtgtctggacCATTTATTCAAGAATCAGTACTCAAGCTGAATAAAATGTTGCCTGATTGTGAACCAAATTTCACTGCGAGTCAAGGTTGGCTGAATAGATAG